A section of the Cuniculiplasma divulgatum genome encodes:
- a CDS encoding TrmB family transcriptional regulator: protein MEANAEQLSKIAEMLKLLGLSSYEAQGFAALVYHGVANADTVADTAKIPRTSAYKVMESLVQKGFAKETEGRPRMFKPEDMGKIRSDFQERFDSLFRKLKEIQDMVPSKGDPQLVYTIYGNQRVMSKLAEMINLTEREILICTPKVREIRTELKKNLDNAIKRGVKVIFVTPPNKRIPPNTVVYRKEGLIATDVASDQVRAMLAGPELDACGYTDNPALALHVYQFINMMIESDKQLR, encoded by the coding sequence ATGGAAGCTAATGCTGAGCAACTCAGCAAGATAGCGGAAATGCTGAAACTGCTGGGTTTGTCATCGTACGAAGCACAGGGATTCGCCGCCCTGGTCTACCATGGCGTCGCCAATGCCGATACTGTGGCAGACACTGCCAAGATACCCAGGACATCGGCATACAAGGTCATGGAATCGCTGGTGCAGAAGGGTTTTGCCAAGGAAACAGAGGGAAGGCCCCGGATGTTCAAGCCCGAAGACATGGGAAAGATAAGGTCGGATTTCCAGGAAAGGTTTGACAGCCTGTTCAGGAAACTCAAGGAGATACAGGACATGGTCCCGTCTAAGGGCGATCCCCAGTTAGTTTACACAATCTACGGGAACCAGCGGGTCATGAGCAAACTTGCGGAGATGATAAACCTGACAGAAAGGGAGATCCTCATCTGCACTCCTAAGGTCAGGGAGATCCGCACTGAACTGAAGAAAAACCTTGACAACGCAATAAAAAGGGGAGTCAAGGTAATCTTCGTTACCCCGCCCAATAAGAGGATTCCTCCCAATACGGTTGTCTACAGGAAGGAGGGCCTCATAGCCACGGACGTTGCAAGCGACCAGGTGCGTGCAATGCTGGCTGGCCCTGAACTTGATGCCTGCGGCTATACGGACAATCCGGCACTGGCACTTCATGTTTACCAGTTCATCAACATGATGATCGAGAGCGACAAACAGTTGAGGTAG